A genomic stretch from Strongyloides ratti genome assembly S_ratti_ED321, chromosome : 1 includes:
- a CDS encoding Optic atrophy 3-like family-containing protein yields the protein MGLPMVQVFMIMVRQMSKPLAERIMRYGKTHPFFSEKILVPTGRKIILWSRKLQLKRLGLKQTEEIVPVSEKEALEQASEFIQQVVIFLYTVSVLSAYHFYISSKPSPKYVEEAKFEESTEKLRLENATLSKKIEILEKRLLFLGDNTRLNNKKMWDELCKDSIKDIKIVSSEGNKDSTV from the exons atgggGTTACCAATGGTACAAGTATTTATGATAATGGTTAGGCAAATGTCTAAACCACTCGCTGAAAGAATAATGCGTTATGGTAAAACACATCCATTTTTTAGTGAAAAAATTCTTGTACCTACtggaagaaaaattatattatggTCAAGgaaattacaattaaaaagattaggGTTAAAACAAACTGAAGAGATAGTTCCAGTATCAGAAAAAGAAGCTCTTGAACAG GCTTCAGAATTCATTCAACAAGTAgttattttcttatatacTGTTAGTGTCCTTTCTGCCTACCATTTCTACATAAGCAGTAAACCGTCTCCAAAATACGTTGAAGAAGCTAAATTTGAAGAATCGACAGAAAAATTGCGTCTAGAAAATGCTAcattgtcaaaaaaaattgaaatattagaaaaaaggCTTTTGTTTTTAGGTGACAACACaagattaaataataaaaaaatgtggGACGAATTATGTAAAGATtcaataaaagatattaaaatagtttCTTCTGAAGGGAACAAAGATTCTACTGTTTAA
- a CDS encoding Protein argonaute-2, producing MELPDISGIVDKFDQIAICKKLNPSEYYKDTLPGQVSAYPLLIERTAVAYRYNVAISLTKENFQKMLTSTNDLEVKMIGSKQTRRETCMVAVDCSIKGLEVPDLQYCYDGVSNLITNKEINNVENVIPGIRFPEDCRGLIRKCSVTVEITRCLEDFAVPIGQKNILLNDALSQKQKLIYNCLEMITSQYALNNKKYFSNNNRSFHMTGKEFDEDIGNGKVLKPGVCKSVRFIESNDQDRIRAAVFLDMSKNVFYKDGNLLDIIMDIVGKDEVKRLTPSDYSIALEHLEGVLVTPSYRNAGESFKLKEFSKENLKDCYFKGRDDDNISIVEYLENTYKIKIEYPDIPAVVVKSRGQVNYYPMCQLSICPGQTVSLQKMDVESSISQQSSNTVKPYIRKNEITKHLMGLGLLDVNSNNIMKGFGLQLQPHAINIKLKIREPPRIFTGDGEIVPDEKGIFSDAFRQRFAEPAVIKRWVLAYNRSVTRRNADDFCRELVQMARQKGMIIDSPIEMVELSDDPQELKKFMKSKASDKIKFIMHIEPKAILSHDLLKYYETKYNVLTQQVTKELVESILTKKQRQSLGNVINKMNLKNGGINILTKNEPAAKRMCMSNNENFIIGYSLSHSKFNGDPSVVGYCANFASNPHNFVGDFFFQTGRKHQIDSQTLENTFVEVLRRRATNRKDATEPPKRIIVLRDGLTDVQFKDAIHKEINALRAACERFMSGYKPSFVMIVVNKHHNKRFFGIDNNFISINFSPGVVIDTGCTRADYTEFYLQAHRPLLGTSKIPQYSVIVNECDVTLDECQALILALSYSHQIISNSVSLPEPIYQAAELAKRGNYLFAVMKKEDVTRLTYIEDTGQINLIELNNNLCYNKTKFADNRVTA from the exons ATGGAACTTCCTGATATAAGTGGAATTGTTGATAAATTTGACCAAATTGCAATTTGCAAAAAACTTAATCCCTCTGAGTACTATAAAGATACTCTTCCTGGACAAGTTTCGGCTTATCCACTTCTAATTGAAAGAACAGCTGTCGCTTATAGGTATAATGTGGCAATTTCTCTGACAAAGGagaattttcaaaaaatgttaacaTCAACAAATGATCTAGAAGT gAAGATGATTGGAAGTAAACAAACTCGTAGAGAAACATGTATGGTGGCTGTAGATTGTTCAATTAAAGGTTTAGAAGTACCTGATTTACAATATTGTTATGATGGTGTATctaatttaataacaaacaaagaaataaataatgttgaaAATGTTATTCCGGGAATAAGATTTCCAGAAGATTGTCGAGGTTTAATTAGAAAATGTTCTGTAACAGTTGAAATAACACGTTGCTTAGAAGACTTTGCTGTTCCTATTGGTCAGAAGAACATCTTGTTAAATGATGCACTTTCCCAGAAACAAAAACTTATATATAACTGTCTTGAGATGATAACTTCACAATATGCACTTAacaataagaaatatttttcaaataataatcgAAGTTTTCATATGACGGGAAAAGAATTTGATGAAGATATTGGAAATGGAAAGGTTTTAAAACCTGGTGTTTGTAAAAGTGTTCGTTTTATTGAATCAAATGATCAAGATCGCATACGTGCAGCTGTTTTCTTGGATATgtcaaaaaatgttttttataaagatgGAAATTTACTTGATATAATTATGGATATTGTTGGAAAAGATGAAGTGAAACGGTTAACTCCAAGTGATTATAGTATAGCTCTTGAACACTTGGAAGGTGTACTTGTTACTCCGTCTTACAGAAATGCTGGTGAATCATTTAAATTGAAAGAATtttcaaaagaaaatttaaaagattgtTATTTCAAAGGAAGAgatgatgataatatttcaattgtTGAATATTTGGAAAACACgtacaaaattaaaattgaatatCCTGATATTCCAGCTGTTGTTGTGAAATCTCGTGGACAAGTAAATTACTACCCAATGTGCCAGTTAAGTATTTGTCCAGGGCAAACAGTTTCTCTTCAAAAAATGGATGTTGAATCATCTATTTCTCAACAGTCAAGTAATACAGTTAAACCATATATTCGTAAAAACGAAATTACAAAGCATTTAATGGGACTTGGACTTCTTGATGTAAATTCTAACAATATTATGAAAGGATTTGGTTTACAACTTCAACCACATgcaattaatataaaattaaaaattcgTGAACCTCCTAGAATTTTTACTGGAGATGGAGAAATAGTTCCTGATGAAAAGGGTATATTTTCAGATGCATTTCGTCAACGATTTGCTGAACCAGCTGTTATTAAAAGATGGGTTCTTGCATATAATCGTTCTGTTACAAGAAGAAATGCTGATGATTTTTGTCGTGAATTAGTTCAAATGGCAAGACAAAAAGGAATGATTATTGATTCTCCAATTGAAATGGTTGAATTATCTGATGATCCtcaagaattaaaaaaatttatgaaatcAAAAGCTAGtgataaaattaagtttATTATGCATATTGAACCAAAAGCTATTTTAAGTCAtgatttgttaaaatattatgagaCAAAATATAATGTGTTAACACAACAAGTTACAAAAGAATTAGTTGAAAGTATTCTTACTAAAAAACAACGACAATCATTAGgaaatgttattaataaaatgaatttaaaaaatggaGGAATTAATATACTTACTAAAAATGAACCTGCTGCTAAACGTATGTGTATgtcaaataatgaaaattttattattggaTATTCATTATCACATTCAAAGTTTAATGGTGATCCTAGTGTTGTAGGATATTGTGCTAATTTTGCTTCAAATCCTCATAATTTTGTTGGtgatttcttttttcaaaCTGGTCGAAAACATCAAATTGATTCACAAACACTTGAAAATACTTTTGTTGAGGTATTAAGACGTCGTGCTACCAATAGAAAAGATGCTACTGAACCTCCTAAACGTATTATTGTTCTTCGTGATGGATTAACAGATGTTCAATTTAAGGATGCTATtcataaagaaataaatgcTTTACGTGCAGCATGTGAAAGATTTATGAGTGGTTATAAACCATCATTTGTTATGATTGTTGTAAATAAACAtcataataaaagattttttggaattgataataattttatttcaataaatttttcaccTGGTGTTGTTATAGATACAGGATGTACAAGAGCAGACTACACTGAATTTTACCTTCAAGCTCATCGTCCACTTCTTGGTACATCTAAAATTCCTCAATATTCAGTTATTGTAAATGAATGTGATGTAACACTTGATGAATGTCAAGCACTTATTCTTGCATTATCTTACTCTCatcaaattatttctaattcTGTTTCTCTTCCTGAACCTATTTATCAAGCTGCTGAATTAGCAAAAAGAGGTAACTATCTTTTTGCTGTTATGAAAAAAGAAGATGTCACAAGATTAACTTATATTGAAGATACTGGTCAAATTAATTTGatagaattaaataataacttaTGTTATAATAAGACTAAATTTGCTGATAATCGCGTTACTGcttaa
- a CDS encoding Dedicator of cytokinesis C-terminal domain and DHR-1 domain and DHR-2 domain-containing protein, which translates to MKSPNCKKQMTPIKQQKSIDDRISVFSGSSENSGAIESYSNTSGFGKTGHLGNNNLRKFTNSVGRVGQAKETREACTKAMSISNPLRKTFKPKPLDYESFVENNLAQLKNEKNSGIVLFPRDDINEGKTKCRLNDKCNGIENINMANINWLITKDCLRLYNSKGKIINFNYSHKYGEYDEGEMNNVNSLTQPRFEIDQRLEEEKQEKLDAEHYRLPHIICEGMVLQLSSDNSILDKFRNGKKRYCIFKQDFTKNEIVVELIKNPNVKKTVDTVFYPKSAMIHTNKNRSVIVISDKSALSDTSNSSKDKEKTLQLAGDDGFDITKWFFDIDKAIKNCLVLDSSSILSDKQNSSHEANSSTCDDTGNDDTFNDSSISSTTSTRIHKGKNAIAKILRPPLVERNSLFKLYYQLSKLPTSTDKQGYILSRSSKLSKTFSKDNSRYSTRKGNLSLPIQSDISVTCSASLTSKNERKITIEVYDFEFKAFILPGTFEQIEPFVIKGYVFDAKYNKRLSEEFSFSVSNSEFDELLKESGYGINDKSPLSGSFNTTFSDTTLSTNTPFENLITKDRIKLFFNLPAIHESIFLIVRVERVFSNISLEPYFKPFTVQKAAIKYKKSISQGLSKLGNYRTCIAWGKRSILKGDCEEKIKLYKCDGKLTDSDLYKYLSNYNEFLKLEKNGKIITYPQANMTTRIETDVRRSMFPTLYNSSLQLVPENGFFYADSPNQSLASNINMCSPKGSPTSVFELQAFGDIISYPHSSIVNLLYVYPVHLMYNGQKIFSKARNISCSVSLISNIGDCNDDNIPRIVDTSNPSGPFLTSSECTVQYHEQFPTFNNEMKILLPITIKPTDHLLFSFKHISISNALSEKKVKENIETEIGYSWLPLSQKDCWIMKDDEQEFELPVSMNLPENYTNSFLPNKNSDAKYIENGKGLFKVKLRLISSLFSSEPRIQSFFQHCQNLENQAKDHTISHSKSTEESLISCKINSIKENGLVDVPHSISAQNTVVLGDNEIKDVKNLSIQTIYEKIGRRCDGLITVSPERITPFLYVIMNRLLSVLTKISSTNISNKVVKCIFKIFEKMHHIEKKSLFKKYVIEIVGSDTFTDFENEQIHESLVKALTPFLKSCEDDLDQMLLVFTELRVIIDIILKCMSSHIVSCELHFKERSKRFSNEFLESLKNFVYYLIDMICHRSQDLSRDAIIQANGSLMYLLRGCLSLIDRGFIFELYHYAANKYDNYESKILRDLKFDLVQSIVYHEHFLQLSLPLLVDKDYNILRMDALIDNTSLSLIKEDNKTGFVERFFKKLFSNTSNITELVSMGTFTPYMENFILNDHYCSVHFPIGLLLQELKAVMREPKESRRKVIKLLRNVLAKHSVDNRYSASTVQNRIAMLYSPLIRFVLENISEIEASAMSINNSPNTTISNNETSGIILKQSFASSFDSPLLTTITRTPKYNHYSNDMAKFGTLITKNFDCNGSSPNTPIKGYQKCNNDEKSVLSSIPEQTTSFGGKTAVATLTERLDKHEIRDLLLSVLYVIHNLKSNVFRSIINSLDDSHLSRNDANRKSISEVKIGTLHLVHLLELVLYFFHYEPQEVFINKYLSQAKKTRPNAKVTIEFPKDTLNDDDPLMREEYQKALFAYMQECNLIQEVSLIVLTATETLANHISTQSKLLSFEEMEDAFIRILNVQIKLMSEEWPESVRLHALANLGIFVTTFQKRLFINGSLTPLADLIEALLLQLNSRIIPIQNSAATLLHLVYKTNFELFSNISPAYYRQDENGIKKLSFKSMNPLSLSEKLGRSGTQTGVALAKLLGQKYLLARSVRFQKGLSTLTTIVERCSERYNESYDNAVLYLIKELKGVLNATGALLESSNDPTKLTELHIQLADSYRGSALLRYAWLQSLATSHYNKKFYSEAAVCKAHCLAIIGRELVGKNLITINWKFFDTINDRICLEEKVMETDVETVQPAGFTVENFTTKAEDLIENLFMAERYEAVADMCMMLLPIYESQYNFTKACSICTELQQSFSRLSEIKTSGKRHLGAYFRVIFYGKFHFGEEHETEWIYREPGLTSLAEASEKMLENVKNSLGHDNVKLIMDKDVKSGTFKDNIAYVQMTHVHPFVVKEGTDPLDYWANTNIKSFYYDEPKLDNSAPPGSTDVAKQMIKKVFLTIDEPFPNMKRRQKIIGKKEQILNPLEVACESLLKKADQIRKVLKTAKEASNHCGMHLDTYDKSFLDKLDLKGLQLLLQGAVQATVNSGPLAYGEAFSTVIQKQRYGEDEINRLIKAFKQLLYQCNEALKVNEVAVSSDQVEYHLMLKSSFEMLQERLNEYFGEDKMKIMGDDIVNDDSDLMEDVHNASIHILDSIAGLRE; encoded by the exons ATGAAATCTCCTAATTGCAAAAAACAAATGACTCCTATTAAACAACAAAAGAGTATAGATGATCGAATATCTGTCTTTAGTGGAAGTTCTGAAAATTCTGGAGCTATTGAGTCATATAGTAATACTAGTGGTTTTGGTAAAACAGGACATCTTGGAAATAATAATCTTCGAaa attTACAAATAGTGTCGGGAGAGTTGGGCAAGCAAAAGAAACTCGAGAAGCTTGTACAAAAGCTATGTCAATTTCAAATCCATTG agaaaaacttttaaacCAAAACCATTAGATTATGAAAGTTTtgtagaaaataatttagcaCAATTAaagaatgaaaaaaatagtgGAATTGTTTTGTTTCCCAGAGATGATATTAATGAAGGAAAAACAAAATGTcgattaaatgataaatgtaatggaattgaaaatattaatatggCTAATATAAATTGGTTAATAACAAAAGATTGTTTAAGATTATATAATAGTAaaggaaaaattattaattttaactattCACATAAATACGGGGAATATGATGAAGGTGAAATGAATAATGTTAATTCACTTACACAACCACGTTTTGAAATTGATCAACGATTAGAAGAAGAGAAACAAGAAAAATTAGATGCTGAACATTATAGATTACCTCATATTATTTGTGAAGGTATGGTTCTTCAGTTAAGTTCTGATAATAGTATATTGGATAAATTTAGAAATGGAAAAAAAcgttattgtatttttaaacaagattttacaaaaaatgaGATTGTTgtagaattaataaaaaatccaaatgtaaaaaaaactGTTGATACAGTATTTTATCCAAAATCAGCTATGATacatacaaataaaaatcgTTCAGTTATTGTAATATCAGATAAAAGTGCATTATCTGATACTTCTAATTCAAGtaaagataaagaaaaaacatTACAACTTGCTGGAGATGATGGCTTTGATATAACAAAATGGTTTTTTGATATTGATAAagctattaaaaattgtcttGTCTTAGATTCATCATCAATTTTATCGGATAAACAAAATTCAAGTCATGAAGCAAATTCAAGTACTTGTGATGATACGGGAAATGACGATACATTTAATGATAGTAGTATTTCAAGTACAACATCAACAAGAATACATAAAGGAAAAAATGCAATTGCTAAAATATTAAGACCACCTTTAGTTGAAAGGAATTCATTATTTAAgttatattatcaattatcAAAGTTACCAACTTCTACAGATAAACAAggttatattttatcaagaTCATCAAAATTAAGTAAAACATTTTCCAAAGATAACAGTAGATATTCAACTAGAAAAGGTAATTTATCATTACCAATACAATCAGATATAAGTGTTACATGTTCAGCTTCTTTAACAtcaaaaaatgaaagaaaaataacAATAGAAGTTTATGATTTTGAATTTAAAGCTTTTATATTACCTGGAACATTTGAACAAATTGAACCATTTGTTATTAAAGGTTATGTCTTTGAtgcaaaatataataaaagattgtCTGAagaattttcattttctgtTTCTAATTCAGAATTtgatgaattattaaaagaaagtGGTTATggtattaatgataaatctCCATTATCTGGATCTTTTAATACAACATTCTCTGATACAACACTTTCAACAAATACAccatttgaaaatttaataactaaagatagaattaaattattttttaatttacctGCAATTCATGaatctatatttttaattgtacgTGTAGAAAGagttttttcaaatatatctTTGGAACCATATTTTAAACCTTTTACTGTACAAAAAGCtgctataaaatataaaaaaagtattagtCAAGGATTAAGTAAACTTGGTAATTATAGAACTTGTATTGCATGGGGAAAACGTTCTATTTTAAAAGGTGATTgtgaagaaaaaattaaattatataaatgtgaTGGAAAATTAACTGATTCTgatctttataaatatttatctaattacaatgaatttttaaaattagaaaaaaatggtaaaattattacatatCCACAAGCTAATATGACAACAAGAATAGAAACAGATGTTAGACGGTCAATGTTTCCAACATTATATAATTCATCACTTCAATTAGTACCAGAAAATGGATTTTTTTATGCTGATTCACCTAATCAATCATTAGCATCAAATATTAACATGTGCTCTCCAAAAGGATCTCCAACATCTGTTTTTGAATTACAAGCTTTCGGTGATATAATTAGTTATCCACATTCTAgtattgttaatttattatacgTGTACCCAGTTCATCTTATGTATAATggtcaaaaaatattttctaaagcTCGCAACATAAGTTGTTCTGTTAgtttaatatcaaatatcGGTGATTGTAATGATGATAATATTCCTCGTATTGTTGATACTTCTAATCCTAGTGGTCCATTTTTGACATCCTCTGAATGTACTGTACAATATCATGAACAATTTCCaacatttaataatgaaatgaaaattttattaccaaTTACAATAAAACCAACAGATCATTtgttattttcatttaaacaCATATCAATTTCAAATGCATTAtctgaaaaaaaagtaaaagaaaatattgagACAGAAATTGGTTATTCATGGTTACCATTATCACAAAAAGATTGTTGGATAATGAAAGATGATGAACAAGAATTTGAATTACCTGTATCAATGAATCTTCCagaaaattatacaaattcatttttaccaaataaaaattcagatgctaaatatattgaaaatggTAAAGGtctttttaaagttaaattaaGACTTATATCATCTTTATTTTCATCAGAACCAAGAATTCAATCTTTCTTCCAACATTGtcaaaatttagaaaatcaAGCAAAAGACCATACTATATCACATTCAAAATCAACAGAAGAATCTTTAATAtcatgtaaaataaattctattaaagaaaatggaCTTGTTGATGTTCCTCATTCTATATCTGCTCAAAATACAGTTGTTTTAGGagataatgaaataaaagatgttaaaaatttatctattcaaacaatatatgaaaaaattggAAGAAGATGTGATGGTTTAATAACAGTTTCACCTGAAAGAATAACaccatttttatatgttattatGAATCGTTTATTATCAGTATTAACGAAAATCTCTTCAACAAATATTAGTAACAAAGTTgttaaatgtatatttaaaatttttgaaaaaatgcatcatattgaaaagaaaagtttattcaaaaaatatgttatagAAATAGTTGGTAGTGATACATTTACTGATTTTGAAAATGAGCAAATACATGAAAGTTTAGTTAAAGCATTAActccatttttaaaaagttgtgAGGATGATTTAGATCAAATGTTATTAGTATTTACAGAACTTCGTgttattattgatattatattaaaatgtatgtCTTCACATATTGTTTCATGTGaattacattttaaagaaagatctaaaagattttcaaatgaatttttagaaagtttaaaaaattttgtttattatctTATTGATATGATATGTCATAGATCTCAAGATTTATCACGTGATGCTATTATTCAAGCTAATGGATCATTGATGTATTTATTACGTGGATGTTTGTCATTGATTGATCGTggatttatttttgaattatatCATTATGCTGCTAATAAATATGACAATTATGAAAGCAAAATTTTAAGAGATCTCAAATTTGACTTGGTACAAAGTATTGTGTATCATGAACATTTTCTTCAATTATCTTTACCATTGTTAGTTGATAaagattataatatattaagaaTGGATGCATTAATTGATAATACATCATTATCATTGATAAAAGAAGATAATAAAACGGGATTTGttgaaagattttttaaaaaattattttctaatacaTCAAATATTACAGAACTTGTTAGTATGGGAACATTTACACCATATatggaaaattttattttaaatgatcaTTATTGTAGTGTACATTTTCCTATTGGTCTTCTTCTCCAAGAATTAAAAGCTGTCATGAGAGAACCAAAAGAAAGTAGAAGaaaagtaattaaattaCTTAGAAATGTTTTGGCAAAACATTCTGTAGATAATAGATATTCTGCCTCAACAGTTCAAAATCGTATAGCAATGCTTTATTCACCATTAATAAGATTTGTTCTTGAAAATATTTCAGAAATAGAAGCTTCTGCAATGTCAATTAATAATTCACCAAATACAACTATAAGTAACAATGAGACAAGtggaattattttaaaacaatctTTTGCCTCTTCATTTGATTCACCTCTTCTGACAACAATAACACGTACACcaaaatataatcattattCTAATGATATGGCTAAATTTGGTAcattaattacaaaaaattttgattgtAATGGGTCATCTCCAAATACACCAATAAAAGGATAtcaaaaatgtaataatgatgaaaaatcTGTATTAAGTTCCATACCAGAACAGACAACTTCATTTGGTGGTAAGACAGCTGTAGCTACATTAACTGAAAGATTGGACAAACATGAAATAAGAGATTTATTGTTATCTGTATTATATGTAATACATAATCTTAAGTCAAATGTTTTTCGTTCAATAATAAATTCATTGGATGATTCACATTTAAGTAGAAATGACGCAAATAGAAAATCAATTTCAGAAGTTAAAATAGGAACATTACATTTAGTACATCTTCTTGAATTagttctttatttttttcattatgaACCACAAGaagtatttattaataaatatttgtcaCAAGCTAAAAAAACAAGACCAAATGCTAAAGTAACAATAGAATTTCCAAAAGATACTCTTAATGATGATGATCCATTAATGAGAGAAGAATATCAAAAAGCATTATTTGCTTATATGCAAGAATGTAATTTAATACAAGAAGTATCTCTAATTGTTTTAACAGCAACTGAAACATTAGCTAATCATATTTCAACACAATCAAAATTGTTAAGTTTTGAAGAAATGGAAGATGCTTTCATTAGAATACTTAATGTTCAAATAAAACTTATGTCTGAAGAATGGCCAGAAAGTGTAAGATTACATGCTTTGGCAAATCTTGGAATATTTGTAACAACATTTCAAAAAAGGTTGTTTATTAATGGAAGTTTAACACCATTAGCTGATTTAATTGAAGCACTTTTGTTACAATTAAATTCAAGAATTATTCCTATACAAAATTCAGCTGCAACATTGTTACATTTAGTttataaaactaattttgaacttttttcaaatatttcaCCAGCTTACTATAGGCAAGATGAAAatggtataaaaaaattatcatttaaatcaATGAATCCATTATCATTATCAGAAAAATTAGGAAGATCTGGTACTCAAACAGGAGTAGCATTAGCTAAATTATTAGGACAAAAATATCTTCTTGCCAGAAGTGTTAGATTTCAAAAAGGTCTTTCTACATTAACAACAATAGTTGAAAGATGTTCAGAAAGATATAATGAAAGTTATGATAATGcagtattatatttaataaaagaactTAAGGGTGTCCTTAATGCAACAGGAGCATTACTTGAAAGTTCTAATGATCCAACAAAATTAACAGAACTTCATATTCAATTAGCAGATTCATATAGGGGAAGTGCTTTATTACGTTATGCTTGGCTTCAATCACTTGCAACATCTCattataataagaaattttacTCTGAAGCGGCTGTTTGTAAAGCTCATTGTCTTGCTATAATTGGTAGAGAGTTAGttggtaaaaatttaataacaataaattggAAATTTTTTGACACTATTAATGATAGAATTTGTTTAGAAGAAAAGGTAATGGAAACGGATGTAGAAACAGTACAACCAGCAGGATTTACAgttgaaaattttactaCTAAAGCCGAagatttaattgaaaatttatttatggCTGAAAGGTATGAAGCAGTTGCAGATATGTGTATGATGTTATTACCAATTTATGAAAgtcaatataattttactaaaGCTTGTTCTATATGTACAGAATTACAACAATCATTTTCAAGATTAAGTGAAATAAAAACTTCTGGTAAAAGACATCTTGGAGCATATTTTAGAGTTATTTTTTATGGAAAATTTCATTTTGGAGAAGAACATGAAACTGAATGGATTTATCGTGAACCTGGATTAACATCATTAGCTGAAGCTAGTGAAAAAATGTtagaaaatgttaaaaatagtCTTGGTCAtgataatgttaaattaataatggaTAAAGATGTTAAAAGTGGAACATTTAAAGATAACATTGCTTATGTTCAAATGACTCATGTTCATCCATTTGTTGTTAAAGAAGGAACTGATCCATTAGATTATTGGGctaatacaaatataaaaagtttttattatgatGAACCTAAATTAGATAATTCAGCTCCACCAGGAAGTACAGATGTAGCTAAgcaaatgattaaaaaagtatttctTACAATTGATGAACCATTTCCCAATATGAAAAGAAGgcaaaaaattattggtaaaaaagaacaaatattaaatccACTTGAAGTTGCATGtgaaagtttattaaaaaaagctGATCAGATAagaaaagtattaaaaactGCTAAGGAAGCATCAAATCATTGTGGGATGCATTTAGATACATATGATAAATCATTTCTTGATAAACTTGATTTAAAAGGTTTACAACTTTTATTACAAGGTGCTGTTCAAGCAACTGTTAATTCTGGTCCATTAGCATATGGAGAAGCATTTAGTACTGTAATACAAAAACAACGTTATGGTGAAGATGAAATAAATAGGTTGATAAAAGCTTTTAAACAACTATTATATCAATGTAATGAGGCATTAAAAGTTAATGAAGTAGCTGTATCATCAGATCAAGTTGAGTatcatttaatgttaaaaagcTCTTTTGAAATGTTACAAGAACgtttaaatgaatattttggtgaagataaaatgaaaattatggGTGATGATATTGTTAATGATGATTCAGATTTGATGGAAGATGTTCATAATGCTTCTATACATATTTTGGATTCTATCGCTGGATTACGAGAATAA